Below is a window of Pseudarthrobacter equi DNA.
GTGGTGCGGGAAGCCTTCGCGCCGTCCGACGCCGATGTCGCCGCTGCCGCAGAGCTGCTGGACGCTGCCGCGGAGGCCGGCTCGGGCGTCTTCCAGTATCACGGGAAAATGATCGACGGGCCCATCCTCAAGCACGCCGAATCCATCCTCCGGCGGGCCGGCCAAAAGACCTGACGGTCCGCTGCCTCCTTGCGTCCTTGCGTCCTGCGAACTGGCAGGCCAGTTGCGTTGCTAGCCCTGCCGTCCCTGCGGGCGCCGCAATGACACGGGCGGGATCGGCTCGGAAAGAAACGTTCGCATCCAACGGTTCCCGGACGCGCGGAACTCCGCCCGGGTGGCGAACCGGTAGTGGTACCGGCGGACGCGCACCCAGCGCGGCGCCCCGCCGTCGAACGGGTCATACCGGAGCAGCCGCAGGGTGGTCCGGTCCGCCTCCAGCAGCTTGCCGAGGAAGGCATGGAACCATTCCTCGTGCACGGTCCGCAGCGGCAGGAACCACATCAGCCAGTCCAGCCGCAGGTGGTACGGTGCCCACTGGCGCGGTATCCGGCGCAGGTCCCCGGGCTTGCCCTTGAACCCGTACTCACGCCAGTCGGCGGAGTCGTCCGGGTCATCGTCGAAGGTCCCGGCCACCACGATCTCGACGCGTTCCCGGGTCACCGTTCCGAAGGCACCATAGGCGTTGACCAGCTGCCAGCGGTTGAAGCTGGCGTTCATCAACTGCCGTCGCGAGAAAAGGTTGCGCAGCGGCTGATAGCTCAAGGCAAGCAGCAGGGCGGTGGCCGCCAGCGTGACGGCCAGCCACCACAGCGGCGTTTCACGGCCGGCCTCCCCGTGCCAGTCCAGCGGGATCACCGGCAGGACCGCGTGCGCCACGGGGTCACTGACGGCGGCGAACGCCAGCACAATGGCGATCCAGTTCAGCCAGGCGAAGTTCCCGGACGCCACCAGCCAGAGCTGGGTGGCAATGATGACGGCCGCTGCCGCGCTGGCAACGGGCTGGGGTGCGAACAGGAGGAACGGCACCACCAGCTGGGCGAAGTGGTTGCCCACCACTTCCATCCGGTGGAGCGGCTTGGGCAGCAGGTGCGCCTGCCGGCTGAGCGGCCCCGGCATGGGCTGGGTTTCATGGTGGTAGTAGAGGGCAGTGAGGTCCCGCCACTCGCGGCCGCCACGGATCTTGATCAT
It encodes the following:
- a CDS encoding lipase maturation factor family protein, yielding MDWLSWFDAADYEFARQVLQRGVAALFFVAFLSSLNQFPALLGERGLLPVPDYLSGFSRLRRPTLFRWRYSDGLLRGVCATGLVVSALLVAGIPQLGPPWVPLIAFLALWLLYMSIVNVGQTFYGFGWEMLLLEAGFTVAFLGSDQTDPPRTILILVAWLVFRLEFGAGMIKIRGGREWRDLTALYYHHETQPMPGPLSRQAHLLPKPLHRMEVVGNHFAQLVVPFLLFAPQPVASAAAAVIIATQLWLVASGNFAWLNWIAIVLAFAAVSDPVAHAVLPVIPLDWHGEAGRETPLWWLAVTLAATALLLALSYQPLRNLFSRRQLMNASFNRWQLVNAYGAFGTVTRERVEIVVAGTFDDDPDDSADWREYGFKGKPGDLRRIPRQWAPYHLRLDWLMWFLPLRTVHEEWFHAFLGKLLEADRTTLRLLRYDPFDGGAPRWVRVRRYHYRFATRAEFRASGNRWMRTFLSEPIPPVSLRRPQGRQG